AACATCGGCGACGACCAGGTGATGAACAGGATGCTCACGGTCTGGATCGACGACTCCGCCGACCAGGACCGGGCCGTCCTTGACCACATGAAGAAAGTCGAGGCCGGGGAGATCAAACCGAACGAGTCGGCAGCCGAAATCTGCCGGACCATGTGGGATATCCTCAAGGAAGACTGCCTGAATGTTGCGATCCCGTTTGCGACCCGCATCCAGTTCCTCGCCTCGTCCAACAGGCGGAACCCGGCGATGCTCTTCGACCTCATCAAGTGCCATGCCAGGCTAAACTTCTGCCAGAGGAAGAGAGACGAAGAAGGAAGCATTATCGCACAGAGGGAAGACTTCGATTCCGGAAAGAACCTCTACACCAGAATCAACGGCGACACCGGAGGACAGGAGACCAAGCTCACGCGGAATGAAGCGGCCGCACTTTCGGCGGTTGCAAAGGCGGGCATGACATCTTTCTCCGTCCGCCATATCCAGGAGCTGACCGGCCTTTCGTACTACCAGACATACCGGATGTTTCACGGTTACAACTCACGCGGAACGAGTTACGCGGGCCTTCTTGAAAAGTGCCCGGCCCTGACCTGTGTCGATACGACGGTGACGCTCGACGAGGACGGCTATTGTGTCCGGAGGCGTGAGAACCACTACACCTTCGATATCGAGATGTATAAGGCATGGATCGGAGGCGGGGATGTCTGGCTCGACGAACCTTTTGACGGTGAAGGAAACGACAACGATGACGGGGAGGATGACTCCCCCGATTCTCCCGAGAACCTTTGCAGCATTGCAGCAGATTTACAGCAGGTACGCAAAGGTTGCTGCAAAGATCAAAAATCCGAAATTTTATCCGGATCTCTAAAAGAAGATGATAATGTATGTACTAGTACATGTACAGATAGTATTTTGCGTACATCCACAGGAACACAGAAGGAAGGGTGTGTGTCTCCTTCAAACTGTGACTCTTGCTGTGAATCAGGCGATGCTGCAAACAAAATCAATCGAGACAATAATTATCATGCGTTTACCAAACTACCAAAGGATATTCGCCTTTTAGGATTGCAAGACTGCTGCAAAACCCTCCACAGCGGGAAAAGTGCTGCAAAGGTCCGGCCACTCCCTGGCGTTCTCGACCACCGCGATTTTGAAAGAGTGAACAAGGAGCTCGGGAAGTGTGATCTCTGTGGAGAGGGCAAGGCCGTTTTTTCTTCGAAAGAGTTGAAGACGAATATCTGTGAGGGATGTTTCGGGAGGCTTTTGAGAGAGGATTTGAAAAAAGAAGGGGTGAGGTGATAAAAAAACGGAGGGACATCTGAAATTAATGGCGGAAAAAGATAATCAGTTTCAATAGACAATATAAAAATTAAAGATATGATATTTGCTCTTGCGGTAATCAAAAACTGAGGACTCAAATGATAAAACCGCTGCAGAAATGTTCAGTGATCCAGGCGAATAGAACTGTGGCGCTGAAAAATACAATAAAAACCGAATTTATACCCGGCTTCGCACCCGACACCAGACAGAGAGTGATCTAAAATATGGAAGATAAGACCCAAATCGAATTACTCAGAGGCCAGATTTTAATCTACCAGTCGAAAGACAACACCTTCAGGCTTGATGTCAGGTTCCAGGACGAATCCGTTTGGCTCACACAACAGCAGATGGCCGAACTCTTCGACACCACAAAACAGAACATAAGCCTGCATATAAGAAACATCTATTCAGAAGGCGAACTCGTCCCCGAGGCAACTGTCAAGAAATACTTGACAGTTCAAAACGAGGGCGAAAGGGAGATCCGGCGCTCGATCGACTACTACAATCTCGATATGATAATCTCCATCGGCTATCGTGTCAGAAGCGCAATCGCCACGCGTTTCCGGATATGGGCGACACAGCACCTGACGGAATTTATAAAAAAGGGATTCATCCTCGATGACGAACGCCTAAAAGAGCCCGGCAACGACAGGTACTTCGAGGAGCTCTTAGCAAGGATACGCGATATCCGGTCGTCGGAAAAAGTGTTCTGGCGAAAGGTTCTGGACATATATGCAACCAGCATAGACTACGATCCCGAATCCGGGTTAACAACACAGTTCTTCAAACAGGTTCAGAACAAGATGCACTGGGCGGCCCACGGCCACACCGCCGCAGAACTGATCTACGAACGTGCAGATGCAGACCGGCCCTTAATGGGGATCACGAATTATCCGGGAAACAAACTTCTCAGGCGCGACGTGGAAGTTGCGAAAAACTATCTGAATGAAGACGAACTGGAAGTCCTCAACAGAATCGTCACGGCATATCTTGAAATTGCAGAATTGCAGGCACTGAACCGGATACCGATGACGATGCAGGACTGGATCGAGCGCCTTCACCAGTTCCTTACAATGACCGGGAGGGAGCTGCTTACAGATGCCGGAAGCATAAGTCATGAAATCGCAATGAAAAAGGCCCGTGAAGAATACGAAAAATACAGCACGAGGCAATTGAACGAACCCTCGGAGGTTGAAAGGCATTTCATCGAGATGGAAGACGAGATAAAACAGATTGCCGAAAAAAACGAGACCACAAATAGAGAGCCGGAGAGATAAAACTACATTCAGCGTCGAATCCCTGGTGAATAAAAAATTTTTATGAGAATTCCCGTGGCTCTGAAAAAATCGCACCACTGGTGCGAGAAATAGGCTGAAGTTATAATATCAGCCTAAACCCCTTCCTGGATGTGATCTTCTTTCATCCCTTTCATAAGCGCAACTGCCAAATCATAACTCTCAACGGCAAGACCCGCAAGAAGAACCTCCTCTGTCGCCATCTCCCTCAGAACCTCTATTCTGGACAAAGCTTCCCACTCGGCACGGGTTTGAGCAATTTCCGCTATTGATGACTTTAGAGATTCGAAAAGAAATTTTTTATCCGGATCAATAATCGAGGGAATGTACTCCATCATCACCACCTGAAGAAATATCTCCACTTGGGACCGCCGCCGATCTCTTTGATCTCTTCCACATTTGGTATGAACATTTTTTGTTCTCCCCCACATACTCTGTATTATACTACAGTATATTACTATGTATATTGGGCTACCCATATATAGCTACTGGTGTAAACTACATTGTATCATGGCATTAACAGGTAATGGCAAATTCATATCCGCTGGTAGGGCGAATACAAAATACCTCACAATTCCTGCAAAATTAATTACTGATTCAGCATTTCCCTTTGAAGAAGGGGAGGAGGTCAAAATCACAGTAGACTCACAAAACAAACGTTTGGTTGTCGAAAAGATTAGATAATCTCAAAAATGGCAGGAAACAATTCCCTTCTATTGAAAATATAAAGAGTACATTCATAAAACCTCCTAAACCTCATACGACTCTCCTCGATCACCACGATTTAAAAAGAGTGACTCAGGAGCCTGGGAAGTGTGATCTCTGCAGAAAAGGCAGGGCCTTTTTTCTTCGAATTATTTGAGGACGAATATCTGTGAGGGATGTTTCAGGAGACTTTTGAGAGAGAATTTGAGGAAATTAACAATGAGTAAAAACTCGATTAAAATTTTTCGAGATTGGATCTATATCTTCTAAATTATAATTTAGAACGAAAATCTCATTTCCTTTAGTTACTGTCGACTTTTTAACATTTGTCATTCCATAATTCAAACTCCAAGGTATAATTTCTGCAAAATCAAATAAATCCCGCATTTCAGGTGTATCGTCGCATGTTATTAACCATTTATGGGAACATTTCCGGACTTCATCAGCAAATTTCCTATGATCAAATACTTTATGCAAATCTCCATTTTTACCATAAAGACTGGATTCTTTTGCAGAGAGATACGGAGGATCGAGAAATAAGAAAACATCTTTCCCCGTTTCATGTAGTAGATGAGAATAATCATAATTTGAAATAATTACATCAGACAATAATTCCGAAAGAGGAGTTATTTTATTGATCATTGATTCTGTGAACCTTTTGTCATATGATTGTTGAGAAAAACCTCCTGAATCAATTAGCCCAGAAAATGTAATTCTATTCAAAATAAAAAAACGAATGGCCTTCTCAAAATTATCTAAATTTTTGTGACTTTTTTTATAATATTCATATAATTCTTTCCCGGTTTTAAATTCATTTTTCATAGAGAACACTTTTTCTCGAAATCGTTCTCCATCCTGTTGGACGCAACGCCAAAAAAGATATAGATCTGGATTTATATCATTTATTTTAAAAGAAACATCTTCTTCAATATTTTGCTTTACTTTGACGAAAACCGACCCTCCTCCTACAAAGGGTTCTCGGTACTCATTTATATCTCGTGGAATAAGGCAAGATATTTTTTTTAAAGCTTTACTTTTTCCTCCAGGATAACGCAGTACAGCGGTGGTTTCTTGTGTCATCTTTTTCCTTGAATATTCAGATTTCAATAGTAGATATGTAGAAATTGATATATGGCCTTGCTGGTTAATTTAATAAAAAGAATTTAAGGGCTTATTCAAATAAATTATTTGCTTCGAAACCTTTATAATTGTATAATAATTATTTCAATAATTGTATAACATGATTGAGTCTGAATCAGGAATTGATTTAGGAAAAATATTAATTCATCCTGAATTTTTTAATTGTCTAAACGAATTAAAAGAAAAAAAAATATACTTAAATAATATTCCGATCCCTGATTCAGTTAACTTTAATTCAGAACTATTCCCTTCAGATGAAGGAATATTATCATTTATTGAGAAGAATTTAAAATATAAATTAGATCCTTTAGCTGGAATTGATTTAACAGATCGAGGTTATCTTATTGCTGCATATGACGAATCAATCGATAAATTTGAAGCAATTGAAGGAAGTGCATATCTAACTGCACATAGTATAGTCTTTTTATCTGAAAATGATTATTTACCATTAATAAGTCTTAGTTTGAATTTTTATACAAGATCGTCCATTATTACAAAGAATTCCAAATATATACAATATTCTAAGGACATAGAAAATTGTAGAAAGGAGAATTATATAAAAGAGAGAGATGTTCTCTTTAAAAATTGTTTCTCGCAGTTTCCAAAAAACACCATAGTTTTTATAGACGGACCAATCATCGGAGGTCAAATCAGTTCATATACGACTAAATTGAATTCATGGATGATAGAAAATAATTTAATTCCAATATTTATTGTAAAAAATAGTTCAAGCAACCTTGTTACAGATAGAATTCAAGAATTTAAGAATAAATATAATTCAGATCTTCATTGGTCATATGCTCTTTTAAAAGAAGGAGAAAGAACTGGATTTATTCAATATCAGGATTTGTATAACAAAGATAATGGGAAAATATTTTGCTATATTAAGACTTTTAACCAGAGCCCTCAAAGAGTGGAATTTCATATTAAAACCTTGGAAAAATATGGAATTGAATTACTGAGTCAGATTATCGAACTTGTTTATTATTTAATCTTAGTACAAGGGGAATGGAAAAATCCACAAATAAGGCCCATTGCAATTGCTGAAAAATTTGCTAGAGAATCGATTAAATTGTTTAATTTAAAATTATCAATGAAAAATCTTGGATTAATATCAACAATGAATCAAGAGAGGTTTGGATGAAATATGAGTTGGATAGTAGCTGATGCTGAAAGAGAAAAAATACTTCTCGTCTCCAAAAGTGGTACAGACGGGATTTTACATCAAGGATCGTATTTAACTATTGAAGATATTGAATCTGAGAAAAAATTTATTGTAAGAGTTGAGGATACTTACCAAAATAATCCATATAAACCTTCCCCATTGATTGTTGATCTCGATCTTCCTACATTAAGGCAAGATCAGAATTGTCAAAATATTTTATCAGCTGTCCGAATAAAAGAAATTCCTGAGAGAGAAGATGGAAGCAGCAGTTTCATTCGACCACAACTAAAAGCCCGTCGTTCTAGCCAAGAAGAAGTTCATTCCGCATTTGGAGATGTTAAAAAGGGAATTCCAATCTTTCCAGCAACGGTTTTTTCCAGATCAGTTCAACATCTCTATGATGAAAATAAAAAATATATTCATATAAATATTCCAGAATCTGTTTTCTTTTATCAAATGCTTATTACTGGCCGAACAGGTTCAGGAAAAACAGTTGCAATGAAGTATTTTGCACAATACTTTATTGAAAATATGAAAGGTGCTGTTCTTGCAATTAATGTAAAAGAAGAAGATATGCTTGCTATGGATAAAGCAACAAAAACCAATAGCAAAGAGGTTTTTAAAGAATGGAGAGATATTGGAGTAGATCCAAAAGGTATAGAGAGATTTAAGATTTACTACCCTGGTAATAAAAAGCCTAATTATTCTGATAATGTTGATATCGATCTGACTGAAAGCATAACTCTCAATACAAGAAATTTAGATCCAGAAACACTCACTGGTTTAATACAAAACATATCTGATCTTGCAGCTGATCAACTTCCAAAAATCTTCCGATATTGGAAAAACAAAGTCGCAAATGAAAATGACACATTAGAAGATTTTATTCAATATTTTTCAGACCCAAATAAAAATGGAATATATGAAACTGAAAATGAATTAGGAAATGTATTACCTAGTACTGTTCATGCATCAACAAGAGGAAATATCGAACGAGCTCTTACAAATTCTGTAGGATATTTTGATGTTAAAGGCGCAAAAGAATTAGAAGCAGAAGATATTCTTCAACCAATGAAAATGTCAGTAATAGATGTTACAGGTAAAAGCGGGTTTGGATTCGGGTCTGTTCTTTTAAGAGATTTGCTTGATAAGATATATGATGTAAAAAGCAATAAGAGCAATACAACTCCTGTTTTAATAATCATTGATGAAGTCCATGAGTTCTATGGTAATACAAGAAGTAAAGAAACATTAAGTACACTCGACTCAATAAGTCGAAAAGGTAGAAGTCTTAAAATTGGAGTTATTTTTGCTTCACAAAACCCTGAAGATATGCCAAAAGGAATCGCGAATGTTGTAAATTCAAAAATATATTTCAAATCAGATGCATCAAACATAAAATCTTTAGGTATTTCTATTTCTGGTTTTGATCCAGAGGGTTTTGGATCAGGTTATGGAGTTGCTAGAATACATGGTTTGAGTCAGTTGAAATATGTAAAATTTCCATTATGTCTATCGGGGGTATTGGATGACACAAAAGAAAATTGATCAAGAGATGGATAAATTAATTGGAAAATTACTTGATTCTGAGGAATACGAGGTATTACAAAAAATTGTGAAAAATAAAGGAATTCTTAGTGAAGACGAATTGGAGGGAAAAAAATAATGTTTACCTTGAACTACGAATTCCAAGCCGGTGGACCTATTTATGAATGTAGTTTCCCTTTAGAAAAAGATAAAGAAAATAATATTTTTTTTGTCCGCGGGAAAAATGATCAAGGTAAAACAACATCATTGGATCTTATCGCAATTGGTCTATATGCAACACAGAATCTTAAAAGTAATGAAGAAATTATTTCTGATGCGCTTAAATCAAAAATTGATTTTCTCACATCAAATGATATTGATAAACTAAAATTCAATTTTGTTATGGAAAGCATTGATAATAAGATTCTAATAAAATCCAATTATGATAAAGGTGATTTAACTACCGAATTCAATGGCCTGCCTGTTGCCTCTGAAGAAATGCATAAAAATATTCAGGTACTCTATGATGTTCCAGATAATCCAATTGTAAAATTACAATCATCCATTTATTTAATAAAAGACAATATTTCGAGATACTTAATATATTTAAATAAATATTCTAATGAGATAGAAAATAACATTCAACATATCTATGAATTTGAACGGAAAGAAGAACAACTAAAAAAATATAAAAAAGAGTTATCTGAAAAAGAGGAACAATTAAAAATCCAGGAACAGATCAAGGAAGAAAAAAATAGTGAATTGACTGAATTAGAAAATATAAAGAAAATATTTGATATTAATGACATTTTAACTGAATTTAATGGGTTGGAAGAACAAAATCGTGTATTAAAAGAAAAAAAGACCGAATTAAAAAGACAAGGAATTGACGGAGGTACTCAAAAATATAAAAAAGCAGTACAGGATTTTAATGAAAAAAGGGATAATATAAAAAAAATTCTTGCTCAGATAATACAGTATGATCCTTTATTAATCGGAGATTCATTAAAGGATCTCAAAAAAATTCGTACAACTCTATTAGGTCTATCTACACCAATTGACATAACTTCTAAAAATATTCAAAAATGGGAAGAAAAAATTGATGAATCTATTTTCAATTTAGAGAGCAACCCCATAAATAATCAAAATTCAGAAGATGAAGAAAAATATGAATTAATTGAGGGTTTAATGTCCATTTTAAAACCTCATTTAACTGTAAAAATGAAAATACCCGGTACAGATCAACTTATATTTGATTTTTATAGAGAATTAGAAAAAATAAAAAAAGAAATTCATCCTATGATCGAAGGAAAAAAGAATTTGTCATCTTTATTATTGAAAACAAGGGAATTAAAAGTCCAAATAAATGATTTATTAATAAAACGTATAAATATCCCAGAAGTTGATGACAAGCAAGTACTGGAATATAGAGATATTGATAAAGAAATTAAGGAAATTGAAAAAAGACAAAATGAATTAAATTTAGAATTAGAGAAAAATGAAGATATTGTCACTGACATCATTGAAGGAAATTGTGACAAAATATTACAAAATAAAAGTAAATTAGACGATTATAATATATTAAATGGTGAACATGATGAAGCCGTTACGGCAATACAAAGTTTAAATGGTAATATTATAAATTTAAAAGGTAGAATTGAGGGGTACGGGGAATTAACTGAACCAAATAAATATGACATAAATTGGTTAAATAATGAATATAATATTTGTTCAAATCTTATAAAAAAATTGAATGAATGGAAAAGAAACCTTGAAAATGTTAATTTTCGAAAATCTGATCTTGGAATAGCTCCAAATCACTCTGAAGAATTTTTTGATGCCTTATCAGAATATTTTGCAGATATTTTGAAGGTTGTTTACTTTGAAAAAAAATCCTGGGATGTAAAAAAAGTAGACTTATTAAATAACCAATATATTGTTGAAAATAGAGCTCCAATTAAGTTTCCACAAATAGGTACTGGTCATACCGCATTAAACTCAATTCGTTCGAGTATTAATCAAAAATTTGGCGGAAAAAAGAAGGTTATATTAATTGACGATATTTCTCAGATGGATGAAGATAATATTCAGACATTAGTAGGTGACATAAAGAAACAAATCATTTCCGGAGAAACGTTATTTGCTCTAATAACAATTGCGGATAATACTGTTTCTGAAATAAAATGGGAGCCAGTAGCAATTTAGAGGGTCACAAAATGGAATTTTTTAAAATAGAAGCTAAGCAAAAAGAGTTTTTGTTAGACAGAATAAAAGATTCAAATACTGGAAAAAATTCTTTTGTCATTTTGGATCAACAGAATAAGAAAAAGCAGGGTTTTTATCTCTCTACAAAATTTTTTGAAAAAGATTGGACCTTTTCTAAAGATTCGCTGAATAATCTGTTAAAGTATAATATTATTTATTTTGTTGAAAAAGATGGATTCTATATTTTAACATATAAAGGGGTAGCTGTGATAGAATATGATATTGAATTGACAAATGAAATTGATATCTATTTAAATGATCTAAATAAGGTTTTCTTCGATAAGCAAATCAAAGAAAAGGATAAACCACTAAAAGAGAAAGAAAAAGCAATATTATTAACTACAATTGGATTATTAGCCTTTTCATCAGATTATTCATTCGTTGCAAATGAAGAAAATAAATATGAAGCAAAAGAATCGACTTCTTATGCGATCGATTTTTTAGAGACAATTTATCCGAAATATAAGGATAAATTCGACAAAATGTGGGACGGTTCTGTTAAAGGAGAAGATGAAATCCTTCAAAATTTTAGACGATTAGATGAAATTCCAAAAAAAACAGGTAATTTATTCAAAGCTTCAAATAGAGAAAAGCATGGACTGTATCTTGATCTCCTGGATGAGGATTTTGTAATAAATAAAGATAAAACACTATATGTTCTTCGTAGGGTTCTAGGAAGAAAAAAATTATCTCCTGAAGAGAAAGATGAACTGATAGATGCAATCTCAAAAATAGGGCAGAATTCTTATTCACTAATTAAATCTAAAGTAAATATAAATAGAATCAAGCTGAAGATGGAGTTAAAAGATATTATTTTAGACGAGTTCTAATATCTAATCAAGATCAAATCTCCCTCAATTTTTCCTTCGGTTTCATGCTTCTCAGAATAATAACCCTTATCAATTTTCACTTACGAATTCACTTCTAAAAGAGACTATATTAGGAAACAATATACCTAAAAAATGATAAGAGGAACCCGTAAGAAATAAGTATTAATTTTGGGTTGAAAAGTTTCACAAAACCTTCAAGATCTCCCCGGCTTCATAATCCAAGGAAATCTCTCTGGTCTGTCCCCTCACCTGGAGCGATTTCATAGAAATAATTTCCATCGACTCCAGCTTATTCAGCCGTTTGTGAAAGTTGGCATAACCCATTGAAAGCTGTTTATTTACAATCTCATAGAGGGCCCCGGAGGTCGGCGACTCTTCACTATCCCGGACCTCTTCAGCCAGGACCGCCAGAAATTTCTTCTCGTCCGGAGACAGGCCGCCGATTGCATCCCTTAACCGGATATCCTTCGCAGAGACCGATGTCGATACATCCTCTGCCAGGACTTCTTTCCTTGCCGCCTTCTCAGCATTTGCAACTGATTCTTTTATTATCGCAAGGCCGACACGGAGATCCCCCGCTGTAACCGTTCTTTGAGTAATAAGATCCAGGACCTCACCTGACATCGCCCCCGGATAAAGACCGCAGCGTACTCTCCGGGAAAGGATCTCGCGGACCTCTTCATATCCATAAGTGGGGAAGTAAATATCAACGGGCCTGAAGACCGACCAGACGGCAGAATCGACTTTGGTCATAAGGTCGATCTCCATGTTGCTCACCGCCGCAATCACCCCGAGTCTTGCACCGGGGAATTCTTCGTAAAGACGGAGCAGTACATAGAGGATATCATTCAGCCGGTTCTCGTACATCAGGTAATTCATATCGTCGAGACATACGACTGCAACCGTCCGCGACTCCGAAAGGTAATTTCCTATCTCATTGTAGATCTTCCGGAACGCAATCCCGGTGGTCGGCGGATAGTGCCCGAAGATCCGGTTGAATATTGAACCGAAGATCGAAACCCGTGTCCGGTCGTTCTTGCAATTGATATATACAGGCAGGACCCGTTTTGTCGTCTGCTCGATCTCGGAGAAGAGCACCCGGACCGAGGTCGTCTTCCCCGTTCCGGGAAGGCCCCGGAGAACTGAGTTGAACGGACGGCCCCCGCTCATCGCCGGCCGGATGGCATAAGCCAGTTCGCTGAGCTGCGTATCTCTGAAATTAAACTGCTCCGGTACGTGATCTATCTCAAAAATATCGGGGGTCCTGAAGAGAGTCTGATCCCCCATTAGCAAGTTTCTCTTCATTCTTATGAAATTTTATGAAATGATATAAGCGCAGATTCCGGGTGGCGTGAAAGTGGAAAATATTAAATCGTTCACTTTCACCCCTTCCGCTCCCCGGTTAAATATCCATCCACATAATCTATGATCGTCCCCGGTCGGGAAAATTGGTCATTTCTCACAACTCCGAACTGTTGAGTCAACGGGTCTTCACAATATGCCGTACCGACTTGTTTCTTTGAATGCAGTCAATAATCCGGCCGGGACACCTTACCCCCAATCTAAAGAGATCACCAAAAATCCATTTAACAGAAAATTCCTACAGAATTTTCTTCAATAGTGCCTGAAACATTCGTTTCACGCCCAATTTTTTAAGGAGCCTTAACAATGACAATTACAGAACTACTCGCAGCCATCGACCCCCTTCAGACCATCGCCGTAATCCTGGGAATATCAGGGGCCGCCCTTGTAGCAGGGAAGAAGGCCGCATCAAGACTTTCCGGATTCTCATGCTGGATTATTGCAAACCTGATATGGTTCTTCGAAGGCGTCTACTCATCGAACTATTACCTGGCGGCGATGTTCGGGTTCTACTGGATAACAGCCGTTGCAGGGTTTTGGAACTCGTTAAAATTAAAGGAGAAAACTGTTAAGAAGAGCCATTCGGCAAGTGTGCCGCTTCCGTTTAAATCACAGGACCAGTGAATTAAAACCCACCAAAAAACCCCATGAAATTGCTCCGTAATTTCAAAGAGTTCGCCAATGACGTCCGTCATTGCAGAAACCTCATCAGTACAGCAACAAGACCGCCCGCACCGGCCCCGACCCCGGCGGAGATCTGCCTCTCGCGGCCCGCCGACTCCGACTTGAAACCTTCGAGATCCCGGATGCGGTTCTCGTGGTCCCCGATGGACTCCTTCATCTCCTCAAGCGTCCTGCAGATCCACTTCACGTCCCGGTTCGTCTCGACGATCATGTCCCTGTTACTCTTCTCTTCTTTCATTGTGCGTTCGTTTACTCCTGCGGATAAATTCGGCAGAAACAGGGATAAATCGAACTGTATCAACTACCTGATACAGTCACGCTAATTACCCAAAAGATCGAGTAATTAAATGCCTGTTCCAGTACCCGGGGAAAAGGCAGGCAGGAGAAAAAACGAATGGCAGATTTCATCGAAACTACCAACACCAAGTCGGCCACTCGTGAGCTTGCAGCCTCCATCGCAGACGTTGCAACTTTCCAGAGTATCATCCAGTCGGTGATCAATGACAACCCCTTCGGCTGCACCGCGTACACTCAGAGCGGTGTGTCGCATGACGGGGTAGAGGTCAACCGTGAGAGTTATACTGCGAAGATCGTCTTCGAGGACAATGCGGCAGAAAAGGTCGGAACTCTTTCCGTCAAGTGTCCCACTGTTTCTTCAATGAACAGTGCTGCCGGCGCAATCGTCGCAGACGCCGATCTTGCCGTTGCCGTTGGCGGTGATCCCGTCCGCGATGCAGACAGCGATACTTATTCCTGCCAGCTCAAGTGCCATGACGCAAACAGCGAAACCTACTATGTCACCTTCAGTCGTGACAAGGTCAGGATCAGTTCTTACGAGGACGACTCCATCCTGACCGTTGTCGAGACTTGGGCCGACACTGTGTCCGCTCTTGCCTGAACAGAATTTCGAACACCGGGGAGGGAGACTCTTTTCGACCCCCTTTCCGGGGAAAATAAGCTTATTTTGGGCTCCTTTCGGGCTTTTTTGAGATCGGATTATACCTTGTTGGAGTTTAGTTTCATAAAAGGGCATTATTTGGGCAATTTTTAGGATTAACGCTTATTTTATTGATTTTCATATGAGGGCGGAGAGGGCCTCTAATTTTCCAGACGATGTTTACCCCTTCGGAGCCTGAGATCGTCCATTCTGAGGCTTCTGTGTGGGTCCGAAAAATGGCGATTTGGGCGTTTTTTTAGGACAGGCGTTATTTCTAAGATTCGCATAGCAGAAAGATGATTTTTTTTGTTTCTTGAAAAAATTGAAAATATTAATCAAATATGGCAGATCATACGGAGGATTATGAGAACTAAATGAGAGGATT
The nucleotide sequence above comes from Methanolacinia paynteri. Encoded proteins:
- a CDS encoding virulence RhuM family protein — translated: MEDKTQIELLRGQILIYQSKDNTFRLDVRFQDESVWLTQQQMAELFDTTKQNISLHIRNIYSEGELVPEATVKKYLTVQNEGEREIRRSIDYYNLDMIISIGYRVRSAIATRFRIWATQHLTEFIKKGFILDDERLKEPGNDRYFEELLARIRDIRSSEKVFWRKVLDIYATSIDYDPESGLTTQFFKQVQNKMHWAAHGHTAAELIYERADADRPLMGITNYPGNKLLRRDVEVAKNYLNEDELEVLNRIVTAYLEIAELQALNRIPMTMQDWIERLHQFLTMTGRELLTDAGSISHEIAMKKAREEYEKYSTRQLNEPSEVERHFIEMEDEIKQIAEKNETTNREPER
- a CDS encoding peptide ABC transporter ATPase produces the protein MEIFLQVVMMEYIPSIIDPDKKFLFESLKSSIAEIAQTRAEWEALSRIEVLREMATEEVLLAGLAVESYDLAVALMKGMKEDHIQEGV
- a CDS encoding DNA adenine methylase is translated as MTQETTAVLRYPGGKSKALKKISCLIPRDINEYREPFVGGGSVFVKVKQNIEEDVSFKINDINPDLYLFWRCVQQDGERFREKVFSMKNEFKTGKELYEYYKKSHKNLDNFEKAIRFFILNRITFSGLIDSGGFSQQSYDKRFTESMINKITPLSELLSDVIISNYDYSHLLHETGKDVFLFLDPPYLSAKESSLYGKNGDLHKVFDHRKFADEVRKCSHKWLITCDDTPEMRDLFDFAEIIPWSLNYGMTNVKKSTVTKGNEIFVLNYNLEDIDPISKNFNRVFTHC
- a CDS encoding DNA double-strand break repair nuclease NurA, with the protein product MIESESGIDLGKILIHPEFFNCLNELKEKKIYLNNIPIPDSVNFNSELFPSDEGILSFIEKNLKYKLDPLAGIDLTDRGYLIAAYDESIDKFEAIEGSAYLTAHSIVFLSENDYLPLISLSLNFYTRSSIITKNSKYIQYSKDIENCRKENYIKERDVLFKNCFSQFPKNTIVFIDGPIIGGQISSYTTKLNSWMIENNLIPIFIVKNSSSNLVTDRIQEFKNKYNSDLHWSYALLKEGERTGFIQYQDLYNKDNGKIFCYIKTFNQSPQRVEFHIKTLEKYGIELLSQIIELVYYLILVQGEWKNPQIRPIAIAEKFARESIKLFNLKLSMKNLGLISTMNQERFG
- a CDS encoding ATP-binding protein, whose product is MSWIVADAEREKILLVSKSGTDGILHQGSYLTIEDIESEKKFIVRVEDTYQNNPYKPSPLIVDLDLPTLRQDQNCQNILSAVRIKEIPEREDGSSSFIRPQLKARRSSQEEVHSAFGDVKKGIPIFPATVFSRSVQHLYDENKKYIHINIPESVFFYQMLITGRTGSGKTVAMKYFAQYFIENMKGAVLAINVKEEDMLAMDKATKTNSKEVFKEWRDIGVDPKGIERFKIYYPGNKKPNYSDNVDIDLTESITLNTRNLDPETLTGLIQNISDLAADQLPKIFRYWKNKVANENDTLEDFIQYFSDPNKNGIYETENELGNVLPSTVHASTRGNIERALTNSVGYFDVKGAKELEAEDILQPMKMSVIDVTGKSGFGFGSVLLRDLLDKIYDVKSNKSNTTPVLIIIDEVHEFYGNTRSKETLSTLDSISRKGRSLKIGVIFASQNPEDMPKGIANVVNSKIYFKSDASNIKSLGISISGFDPEGFGSGYGVARIHGLSQLKYVKFPLCLSGVLDDTKEN